The following are encoded together in the Brassica napus cultivar Da-Ae chromosome A9, Da-Ae, whole genome shotgun sequence genome:
- the LOC106434244 gene encoding pectin acetylesterase 2 yields MKKLLLSLTLFGLTLLILPVNGIMEFDEMEWFTSFNGTKVFKTESDVYSEAKFPMVGLTLIQSAAAKGAVCLDGSLPGYHLHRGFGSGAKNWLVQLEGGGWCDTIRNCVYRKTSRRGSSKYMEKNMPFTGILSDKAAENPDFYNWNRVKVRYCDGGSFSGDSENKAAKLQFRGKRIWLAAMEDLMAKGMRQAKQALLSGCSAGGLAAILRCDDFGDMFSPSTRVKCLSDAGFFLDAIDVSGGRSLRRLYAGVVKLQNLETKLSKDCLNRLNPTSCFFPQNLINQIKTPLFILNAAYDSWQIQESLAPKSADPSGSWHDCRLDYTKCNATQIQFLQGFRTRMVNLIKGFAKPSKNGVFLNSCFAHCQTERHDTWYSQNSPAVNKKGIAVAVGDWYFERGGAKLIDCAYPCDKTCHNLVFRG; encoded by the exons ATGAAGAAGCTACTATTGAGTTTGACTCTGTTTGGTCTCACTCTCCTAATCCTTCCCGTAAATGGGATTATGGAGTTTGATGAAATGGAATGGTTTACAAGTTTCAATGGAACAAAGGTGTTCAAGACAGAAAGTGATGTTTATTCTGAAGCGAAGTTTCCAATGGTAGGACTCACTCTTATTCAATCTGCTGCTGCTAAAGGAGCAG TGTGTCTAGATGGAAGTCTTCCTGGATACCACTTGCATCGCGGGTTTGGTTCAGGAGCAAAGAATTGGCTAGTTCAATTGGAG GGAGGTGGATGGTGTGATACCATCAGAAATTGTGTATACCGCAAAACAAGTCGTCGTGGATCGTCTAAGTATATGGAGAAAAATATGCCTTTTACAGGAATCTTAAGTGACAAAGCCGCAGAGAATCCAG ACTTTTATAACTGGAATAGAGTAAAAGTTAGGTACTGTGACGGTGGATCCTTTAGTGGAGACAGCGAAAATAAG GCTGCAAAACTTCAGTTTAGAGGAAAAAGAATATGGTTAGCTGCTATGGAAGATTTGATGGCAAAGGGAATGCGTCAAGCTAAACAG GCTCTGCTCTCTGGATGTTCTGCTGGAGGTCTTGCCGCAATTTTGCGCTGTGATGATTTTGGGGATATGTTTTCTCCTTCCACTAGAGTGAAATGTTTGAGTGATGCTGGCTTTTTCCTTGACGC CATCGATGTCTCTGGAGGTCGATCTCTTAGGCGTTTATATGCTGGCGTGGTGAAGTTACAG AATCTGGAAACAAAGCTCTCTAAGGACTGTCTAAACCGTCTTAATCCAACTTCG TGTTTTTTCCCACAAAACCTAATCAACCAAATCAAGACTCCATTGTTTATTCTAAATGCTGCATACGATTCGTGGCAG ATCCAAGAGAGTTTAGCTCCCAAATCTGCAGATCCAAGTGGAAGTTGGCATGATTGCAGACTTGACTACACCAAGTGCAATGCAACTCAGATCCAGTTCTTGCAAG GTTTCAGGACTCGTATGGTAAATTTAATCAAAGGTTTCGCGAAGCCGAGTAAGAACGGAGTGTTTCTTAACTCGTGCTTTGCTCATTGCCAAACAGAGAGGCATGACACATGGTATTCCCAAAACTCTCCTGCGGTTAACAAAAAG GGGATTGCAGTAGCTGTGGGAGATTGGTATTTCGAAAGAGGAGGAGCAAAGCTCATAGACTGTGCTTATCCTTGTGACAAAACTTGCCACAATTTAGTCTTTAGAGGATAA